One Gadus chalcogrammus isolate NIFS_2021 chromosome 4, NIFS_Gcha_1.0, whole genome shotgun sequence DNA segment encodes these proteins:
- the smad4a gene encoding mothers against decapentaplegic homolog 4a, whose protein sequence is MSITNTPTSSDACLSIVHSLMCHRQGGESESFAKRAIESLVKKLKEKKDELDSLITAITTNGAHPSKCVTIQRTLDGRLQVAGRKGFPHVVYARLWRWPDLHKNELKHVKYCQYAFDLKADNVCVNPYHYERVVSPGIDLSGLTLSSAGPLMVKDEYDFDNQQSHSSSESHLQTIQHPPSRPGPPEGFSTPTLLPLSEGSTSAAASVFSSITAGPSNSTPNWSRNNSFPPPVPQHQNGHLQHHPPMPHTGHYWPVANEIAFQPPISNHPAPEYWCSIAYFEMDVQVGETFKVPSTCPTVTVDGYVDPSGGDRFCLGQLSNVHRTDNIERARLHIGKGVQLECKGEGDVWVRCLSDHAVFVQSYYLDREAGRAPGDAVHKIYPSAYIKVFDLRQCNRQMQQQAATAQAAAAAQAAAVAGNIPGPGSVGGIAPAISLSAAAGIGVDDLRRLCILRMSFVKGWGPDYPRQSIKETPCWIEIHLHRALQLLDEVLHTMPIADPQPLD, encoded by the exons ATGTCCATCACGAACACGCCCACCAGCAGCGACGCCTGCCTGAGCATCGTGCACAGCCTGATGTGCCACCGGCAGGGCGGCGAGAGCGAGAGCTTCGCCAAGAGGGCGATCGAGAGCCTGGTGAAGAagctgaaggagaagaaggacgaGCTGGACTCTCTCATCaccgccatcaccaccaacGGAGCGCACCCCAGCAAGTGCGTCACCATCCAGCGCACCCTGGACGGGCGCCTGCAG GTGGCGGGGCGTAAAGGCTTCCCCCACGTGGTCTACGCCAGGCTGTGGCGCTGGCCCGACCTCCACAAGAACGAGCTGAAGCACGTCAAGTACTGCCAGTACGCCTTCGACCTGAAGGCCGACAACGTGTGCGTCAACCCCTACCACTACGAGAGGGTCGTCTCCCCGGGGATcg ATCTGTCAGGGCTGACGCTGTCTAGTGCAG GCCCCCTCATGGTCAAGGACGAGTATGACTTTGACAACCAGCAGTCCCACTCCAGCTCTGAGAGCCACCTCCAGACCATACAGCACCCCCCTTCACGGCCCGGACCCCCCGAGGGCTTCAGCACCCCCACTCTGTTGCCCCTGTCTGAGGGCAGCACCTCGGCCGCCGCCTCTGTGTTCTCCAGTATCACCGCCGGCCCCTCAA ATTCCACCCCTAACTGGAGCCGGAACAACAGCTTCCCGCCCCCCGTGCCCCAGCATCAGAACGGCCATCTCCAGCACCACCCACCCATGCCCCACACAGGGCACTACT GGCCGGTCGCTAATGAAATAGCATTCCAGCCTCCCATATCAAACCATCCAG CTCCTGAGTACTGGTGCTCCATCGCCTACTTTGAGATGGACGTGCAGGTGGGGGAGACGTTCAAGGTGCCCTCCACCTGCCCCACGGTGACGGTGGACGGCTACGTGGACCCGTCCGGGGGCGACCGCTTCTGCCTGGGGCAGCTGAGCAACGTCCACCGCACGGACAACATCGAGAGGGCCAG gctCCACATCGGCAAGGGCGTCCAGCTGGAgtgcaagggggagggggacgtgTGGGTGCGTTGCCTTAGCGACCACGCCGTGTTCGTGCAGAGCTACTACCTGGACCGCGAGGCCGGCCGCGCCCCCGGAGACGCCGTGCACAAGATCTACCCCAGCGCCTACAtcaag gtGTTTGACCTGCGTCAGTGCAACCGGCAGATGCAGCAGCAGGCCGCCACGGcgcaggcggcggcggcggcccagGCTGCAGCCGTGGCCGGGAACATCCCAGGACCGGGCTCCGTGGGGGGCATCGCTCCGGCCATCA GTCTGTCGGCCGCGGCGGGCATCGGCGTGGACGACCTGCGGCGCCTGTGCATCCTGCGCATGAGCTTCGTCAAGGGCTGGGGGCCCGACTACCCCCGGCAGAGCATCAAGGAGACCCCGTGCTGGATCGAGATCCACCTGCACCGGGCCCTGCAGCTGTTGGACGAGGTGCTGCACACCATGCCCATCGCTGACCCCCAGCCGCTTGactga
- the LOC130381318 gene encoding bone morphogenetic protein 10-like yields the protein MTISVFYCLWYGCHLGVVLLEVFNGLGVSSPVLSAEKYPRRSPPGRDLHESPLQWRTHDLEAQGLLTQLLSTLNLTEQGPHRTRPRTAPEETADYMLELYNQFAEDFSAVPSASIVRSFKNQDSSPYRVTAGGTRIYPLLFNLSVPHHEHVRLAELRLYTAVRHSISSTHSAIDRKVTVYKIHEGDLSTKEAVTGQRRRGDQGVVSEMERLATKRIHAKGHNWMSFDLTHAVNMWLSSGCAGTHRLEVHVEKPPRYEEEKEEEEEGRMAAEGTEEEEEEEEEEEEEDVVIERNVEGNRNAVIVVFSDDPASDRKQDRKDPSRKTEQENLLPDDLDQHSVWEAVDDNVGHTSQKHPDKQSHSHHHHQQHQQQQQQQQQQQAPPTRVRRGAKTEPCKRAPLYVDFKDIGWDQWVIQPLGYEAYECNGVCSMPMTSEVSPTKHAMVQTLLSLRRPQKASAACCVPTRLDSIPLLYHDNGVVTFNHKYEGMVVAECGCR from the exons ATGACTATCTCAGTGTTCTACTGTCTGTGGTACGGCTGCCATCTGGGGGTAGTGCTGTTAGAGGTGTTCAACGGCCTGGGTGTAAGCAGCCCGGTCCTTTCCGCAGAGAAATACCCCAGGAGGTCACCCCCGGGGAGAGATCTCCACGAGAGCCCTCTCCAGTGGAGGACCCATGACCTAGAGGCCCAGGGCCTCCTCACACAGCTTCTGTCCACGCTGAACCTCACCGAGCAGGGGCCCCACAGGACAAGGCCCCGCACGGCCCCAGAAGAGACGGCCGACTATATGTTGGAGCTCTATAACCAGTTCGCCGAAGACTTCAGTGCAGTGCCCTCGGCCAGCATTGTGCGGAGTTTCAAAAATCAAG actCCTCCCCCTACAGAGTGACAGCTGGAGGAACACGGATATACCCCCTCTTGTTCAacctctctgtcccccaccACGAACACGTAAGATTAGCTGAGCTCCGTCTCTACACCGCCGTGCGCCACTCCATATCAAGCACACACTCCGCCATTGACCGCAAGGTGACCGTATACAAAATTCACGAGGGGGACCTTTCAACAAAAGAGGCGGTCACAggccagagaaggagaggggatcAAGGGGTGGTGTCGGAGATGGAGCGACTGGCCACCAAGCGGATCCATGCCAAAGGTCATAACTGGATGTCATTTGACCTGACTCATGCCGTGAACATGTGGCTGTCGTCTGGGTGTGCAGGGACACACAGACTGGAGGTTCACGTCGAGAAGCCCCCGAGGTacgaagaagagaaggaggaggaggaagagggcagGATGGCAGCAGAGgggacagaagaagaagaagaggaggaggaggaggaggaggaagaggacgtcGTCATCGAGCGAAACGTAGAAGGCAACCGCAACGCGGTGATCGTTGTGTTCTCGGACGACCCGGCCAGCGATCGCAAACAGGATAGGAAAGATCCGAGCCGGAAGACAGAACAGGAAAATCTCCTTCCTGACGACCTGGACCAGCATAGCGTCTGGGAGGCTGTCGATGACAACGTGGGCCACACTTCCCAGAAACACCCAGATAAACAAtcccactcccaccaccaccaccagcagcatcagcagcagcagcagcagcagcagcagcagcaggccccgCCAACCAGAGTCCGCCGCGGCGCCAAAACCGAACCCTGCAAGCGCGCCCCACTTTACGTGGACTTCAAGGACATCGGCTGGGACCAGTGGGTGATCCAGCCGCTGGGCTACGAGGCCTACGAGTGCAACGGCGTGTGCAGCATGCCCATGACCTCCGAGGTGTCCCCCACCAAGCACGCCATGGTGCAGACCCTGCTGAGCCTCCGGCGCCCGCAGAAGGCCTCCGCCGCCTGCTGTGTGCCCACCCGGCTGGACTCCATCCCCCTGCTGTACCACGACAACGGCGTGGTCACGTTCAACCACAAGTACGAGGGGATGGTGGTGGCCGAGTGCGGATGCAGATAG